Proteins encoded together in one Hymenobacter monticola window:
- the msrB gene encoding peptide-methionine (R)-S-oxide reductase MsrB gives MRFSLLFLFVSVLTLNVACSQKRDVAVNTAPPARTVGGKTYFQPKPVTGKPDEFPVRHTEAEWKKLLTPDQYYILREKGTERAFTGKYHDNHAAGTYYCAADHNLLFTSDTKFESGTGWPSFYAPATDNSVKVASDNTFGMSRDEIVCAKCGGHLGHVFDDGPKPTGQRYCMDGNALVFEKKK, from the coding sequence ATGCGTTTTTCTCTGTTGTTCCTGTTTGTTTCGGTGCTCACCCTCAACGTTGCCTGCTCGCAGAAGCGCGACGTGGCCGTCAACACCGCGCCGCCTGCCCGCACCGTGGGCGGCAAAACCTATTTCCAGCCCAAGCCCGTGACCGGCAAGCCCGACGAATTCCCGGTGCGCCACACCGAGGCCGAATGGAAAAAGCTGCTCACGCCCGACCAATACTACATCCTGCGCGAAAAAGGCACCGAGCGCGCCTTTACCGGCAAATACCACGACAACCACGCCGCCGGCACCTATTACTGCGCCGCCGACCACAACCTGCTGTTCACCTCCGACACCAAGTTTGAGTCGGGCACCGGCTGGCCCAGCTTCTACGCCCCGGCCACCGATAACAGCGTGAAAGTGGCCTCCGACAACACCTTCGGCATGAGCCGCGACGAGATAGTGTGCGCCAAGTGCGGCGGCCACCTCGGTCACGTGTTCGACGACGGCCCCAAGCCCACCGGCCAGCGCTACTGCATGGATGGCAATGCCCTCGTATTTGAGAAGAAAAAATAG
- a CDS encoding DUF6630 family protein has protein sequence MNQENLSRFVQLFTLNDADAIQRVSERLALALRDPAAYQEQFAEELDERGITAAMKLPEQEVRDIALIDALSLEDLAWENDWKEDAAEMAEGLNEILTRQQRGYVLPTSTLPGGHNRNAEALDALQDALEAKGLALVLFSLDSDSYPLGVVADAQAEEARQLAKELGFNLTVY, from the coding sequence ATGAATCAAGAGAATCTGAGCCGTTTCGTGCAGCTGTTTACCCTCAATGATGCAGACGCTATCCAGCGCGTGAGCGAGCGGCTGGCGCTGGCGTTGCGTGACCCGGCAGCTTACCAGGAGCAGTTTGCGGAAGAATTGGACGAGCGCGGCATCACGGCGGCCATGAAATTGCCCGAGCAGGAAGTGCGCGACATCGCCCTAATTGATGCACTGTCGCTGGAGGACCTGGCCTGGGAAAATGACTGGAAGGAAGATGCCGCTGAAATGGCGGAAGGCCTTAATGAGATACTGACGCGGCAACAGCGCGGCTATGTGCTGCCGACCAGCACGCTGCCCGGCGGCCACAACCGCAACGCGGAGGCCTTGGATGCCTTGCAGGACGCCCTGGAAGCGAAGGGCTTGGCGCTCGTTTTATTTTCCTTGGACAGCGACTCCTACCCGCTGGGTGTAGTGGCCGACGCGCAGGCAGAGGAAGCGCGCCAACTAGCGAAGGAACTGGGCTTTAACCTCACTGTTTACTGA
- a CDS encoding TrmH family RNA methyltransferase, with translation MPFAPSDRLSSPQNPRIKQLLKLQQKSTERRALGLTLVEGLRELSIAVDAGVPVATFYTCPELAGETGLAELKSLFAGKKDAPEWFEVSRPVFEKVAYREGSDGLLAVLKTPARTLSDLRLPANPLVLVLEAVEKPGNLGAILRTADAAPVDAVLIGDPRTDLFNPNTIRSSIGCVFSVPVVAAPMAEVLGFLREKGIRSYAAALTPKAHSYLECDFRQPTALVLGTEADGLTPAAQAACDETIIIPMMGRIDSLNVSVAGAVLAFEAVRQRR, from the coding sequence ATGCCCTTTGCCCCCTCTGACCGCCTCAGCAGCCCCCAGAATCCCCGCATCAAGCAGCTGCTCAAGCTGCAGCAGAAGTCGACCGAGCGGCGCGCCCTGGGCCTCACGCTAGTGGAAGGCCTGCGCGAGCTCAGCATCGCCGTCGATGCCGGCGTGCCTGTCGCCACCTTCTATACCTGCCCTGAGCTGGCCGGCGAAACCGGCTTAGCCGAATTGAAAAGCTTGTTTGCCGGCAAGAAAGACGCGCCCGAGTGGTTTGAGGTCAGCCGCCCAGTCTTCGAGAAAGTGGCCTATCGCGAAGGTTCCGACGGCCTGCTGGCCGTGCTGAAGACGCCCGCCCGCACCCTCTCCGACCTGCGCCTGCCCGCCAATCCGCTCGTCCTCGTGCTCGAAGCCGTGGAGAAGCCCGGCAACCTTGGCGCCATCCTGCGCACCGCCGACGCCGCCCCGGTCGACGCCGTCCTCATCGGCGACCCGCGCACCGACCTCTTCAACCCCAACACCATCCGCTCCAGCATCGGCTGTGTGTTTTCAGTGCCCGTGGTGGCCGCCCCCATGGCCGAAGTTCTGGGTTTCCTGCGCGAGAAAGGCATCCGCAGCTACGCCGCGGCCCTCACGCCCAAAGCGCATTCCTACCTCGAGTGCGACTTCCGCCAACCCACGGCCCTCGTCCTCGGCACCGAAGCCGACGGCCTGACGCCCGCCGCCCAGGCCGCCTGCGACGAAACCATCATCATCCCCATGATGGGCCGCATCGACTCGCTGAACGTGAGCGTGGCCGGCGCCGTGCTGGCGTTTGAGGCCGTGCGCCAGCGCCGATAG
- a CDS encoding DUF3050 domain-containing protein, with amino-acid sequence MKTVSDPIAFLQQEMAPARRLLLNNDLYHSVKSLADLRRFMEHHVYAVWDFMSLLKALQKELTCVEVPWVPTAGSAMRRLINEIVLEEESDVDQQGQATSHFELFVRAMEECGANTAPIRRLVAAVADGRSIERALEIADAPASAREFVLTTFDIINTGKPHVVAAAFTFGREDLIPDMFRQLVSDLGSRFPGQLDTFTYYLNRHIELDEDVHAPLAQQMVRELCGDAPERWLEAQQVAIRCMEARMALWDGVKLGRPRAALA; translated from the coding sequence ATGAAAACCGTTTCGGACCCCATCGCATTTTTACAGCAAGAAATGGCGCCTGCCCGTCGCCTGCTGCTCAACAACGACCTTTACCACAGCGTGAAGAGCCTCGCCGACCTGCGCCGCTTCATGGAGCACCACGTGTATGCGGTGTGGGACTTCATGTCGCTGCTCAAGGCGTTGCAGAAGGAATTGACGTGTGTGGAAGTGCCCTGGGTGCCCACGGCCGGCTCCGCCATGCGGCGCCTCATCAACGAAATTGTGTTGGAAGAAGAATCGGACGTAGACCAGCAGGGCCAGGCCACCAGCCATTTTGAGCTGTTCGTGCGCGCCATGGAGGAGTGCGGGGCCAATACCGCGCCCATCCGGCGGCTGGTGGCAGCCGTGGCCGACGGCCGCTCCATTGAGCGGGCTTTGGAAATAGCCGACGCGCCCGCTTCGGCGCGCGAGTTTGTGCTCACCACCTTTGACATCATCAATACCGGCAAGCCGCACGTGGTGGCCGCCGCTTTCACGTTTGGCCGCGAAGACCTGATTCCGGACATGTTCCGGCAGTTGGTGAGCGACCTGGGCAGCCGTTTTCCCGGCCAGCTCGACACGTTCACGTACTACCTCAACCGCCACATCGAGCTTGACGAGGACGTGCACGCCCCCCTGGCCCAGCAAATGGTGCGCGAGCTGTGCGGCGATGCTCCCGAGCGCTGGCTGGAGGCCCAGCAAGTGGCCATCCGCTGCATGGAAGCCCGCATGGCCCTCTGGGACGGTGTGAAGCTCGGCCGGCCGCGCGCCGCACTGGCTTAA
- the typA gene encoding translational GTPase TypA — translation MAQNIRNIAIIAHVDHGKTTLVDKIIHASKIFDAHQQFDDLILDNNDLERERGITIVSKNVSVRYKDVKINIIDTPGHADFGGEVERVLKLADGVLLLVDAFEGAMPQTRFVLGKAIDLGLKPIVVVNKVDKENCRPDEVHEQVFDLMFNLGATEDQLDFVTLYGSSKQGWMSTDWKVKTDNITPLLDAVLASIPPAPNLEGTPQMQITSLDYSSFVGRIAIGRVHRGTLKEGANMSLMKADGSIKKVKIRELHVFEGLGKNKVSEVSSGEICAVSGIEGFDIGDTLADFENPEALERISIDEPTMNMLFTINNSPFFGKEGKFVTSRHLRDRLFKETEKNLALRVQTTDKEDTFLVFGRGILHLSVLIETMRREGYELQVGQPQVIFKEDDNGKRLEPMELLVVDVPEETAGKVIELVSMRKGEMTIMEPKGDLQHLEFRIPSRGLIGLRNNVLTATGGEAIMNHRFIDFEEHKGQIPGRIAGSLISLETGPGTAYTIDKMQDRGSFFVDPGEEVYAGQVIGEHTRPNDLTINIQKGKKLTNMRASGSDENAKIVPKRQFSLEEAMEYIQKDEYLEVTPKSVRMRKILLDENERLRYAKTAE, via the coding sequence ATGGCCCAGAATATCCGGAACATTGCCATCATCGCTCACGTTGACCACGGCAAGACCACCCTGGTGGATAAGATTATCCACGCATCTAAAATTTTCGACGCCCACCAGCAGTTCGACGACCTCATCCTCGATAACAACGACCTGGAGCGCGAGCGCGGCATTACCATCGTTTCGAAGAACGTATCGGTACGCTACAAAGACGTTAAAATCAACATCATCGACACCCCTGGTCACGCCGACTTCGGCGGTGAGGTAGAGCGTGTGTTGAAGCTGGCCGACGGCGTGCTGCTGCTCGTGGATGCTTTTGAGGGCGCCATGCCGCAGACCCGCTTCGTGCTGGGCAAAGCCATCGACCTGGGCCTGAAGCCCATCGTGGTGGTAAACAAGGTAGACAAGGAAAACTGCCGCCCCGACGAGGTGCACGAGCAGGTGTTCGACCTCATGTTCAACCTCGGCGCCACCGAAGACCAGCTGGACTTCGTGACGCTGTACGGCTCGAGCAAGCAAGGCTGGATGAGCACCGACTGGAAGGTGAAGACCGACAACATTACGCCCCTGCTGGATGCGGTGCTGGCCTCGATTCCGCCGGCACCGAACCTGGAAGGCACGCCCCAGATGCAGATTACCTCGCTCGACTACTCGTCGTTCGTGGGCCGCATCGCCATCGGCCGCGTGCACCGCGGCACCCTGAAAGAAGGTGCTAACATGAGCCTGATGAAGGCCGACGGCAGCATCAAGAAGGTGAAAATCCGCGAGTTGCACGTGTTCGAAGGCTTGGGCAAAAACAAGGTTTCGGAAGTGAGCAGCGGCGAAATCTGCGCTGTGTCGGGCATTGAAGGCTTCGACATTGGTGACACGCTGGCCGACTTCGAGAACCCGGAGGCCCTGGAGCGCATCAGCATCGACGAGCCGACGATGAACATGCTGTTCACCATCAACAACTCGCCGTTCTTCGGCAAGGAAGGCAAGTTTGTGACCTCGCGTCACTTGCGTGACCGTCTGTTCAAGGAAACCGAGAAAAACCTGGCCCTGCGCGTGCAGACGACCGATAAGGAAGACACCTTCCTCGTATTCGGCCGCGGCATTCTTCACTTGTCGGTACTCATCGAGACCATGCGTCGCGAGGGTTACGAACTGCAGGTGGGCCAGCCCCAGGTTATTTTCAAGGAGGATGACAACGGCAAGCGCCTGGAGCCCATGGAATTGCTCGTGGTAGACGTGCCCGAGGAAACCGCTGGCAAGGTGATTGAGCTGGTGAGCATGCGCAAAGGCGAAATGACCATTATGGAGCCCAAGGGCGACCTGCAGCACCTGGAATTCCGCATTCCTTCGCGCGGCCTGATTGGCCTGCGCAACAACGTGCTGACTGCCACCGGCGGCGAGGCCATTATGAATCACCGCTTTATCGATTTCGAAGAGCACAAGGGCCAGATTCCGGGCCGCATCGCGGGTTCGCTGATTTCGCTGGAAACCGGCCCCGGCACCGCCTACACCATCGACAAGATGCAGGACCGCGGCTCGTTCTTCGTGGACCCGGGCGAGGAAGTGTACGCTGGCCAGGTAATTGGCGAGCACACCCGCCCCAACGACCTGACCATCAACATTCAGAAAGGCAAGAAGCTGACCAACATGCGCGCTTCCGGCTCCGACGAAAACGCCAAGATTGTGCCCAAGCGCCAGTTCTCGCTGGAGGAAGCCATGGAATACATCCAGAAGGACGAGTACTTGGAAGTAACGCCGAAATCGGTGCGCATGCGCAAGATTTTGCTCGACGAGAACGAGCGCCTGCGCTACGCCAAAACGGCCGAGTAA